The Candidatus Thermoplasmatota archaeon genomic interval GCGTGAACCTACTGAGGACAATAATAAAGGTTTTGTTGTGGTTATCTTTCGCGACAATCCCTGCAGACAAGCTGGCCCTGGATTTCCTGGAGGTTATATGCGAAGGCCCTGCACAGCTCGCAGTAGCCCCGCACCCCTGAGGCATCAGGTCTCTCGGAGGATATCATGGAGATCTCCCTGGTCAGCTCGATCAGGTTCGGCCATATCTTGATGATGTCGTTCTCCGTGACTATCCCGAGCAGACCTTCCTTCTCCAGCACAACGAGCCTCCTTATCCTGTTCTTGGCCATGAGCCTGGCGGCGTCCTCGATTGACTCGTGCGGGTGGATCGTCTTCACGGGGCTGCTCATTATCTGCTTCACCGTGACGGCGGACGGCTTGGCATCCTCGGCCACGACCTTCGCCACGATATCCTTCTCGGTGACAATGCCCACGGGCTTCCCACCCTTCACGACGATTAGGCTCCCGATCTCCCTGTCCTTCATGAGTTTGGAGGCCATATCGACCGTCTCCTTCGGCTGCACTGTGACTAGATTACGCGACATCACTTCCATGACTGGAACCTGGAGATCTGCCTTGTCTAGCACCAATTCTCCCTAACGTGATGTTTCCATTTAAGGATTGTGAATATCCAAGAGTTTAAGTCGTGCATCTCGATATTGTGCTCTGATGTATTCGGTGGAGGAGGGGGAACGCGCTGTTCTGGCGGCGCGGAAGGTTGTTGAGAGCTACGTTCGTGGAGAGGTGCAGTACGACCTCGATCTCCCCGATGGTTTCGAGGAGAAGTCGGGCGTCTTCGTCACCATCGACACATTCCCCGCGAGGGACCTCCGGGGGTGCATCGGCTATCCGGAGCCCTTCTTCCCGTTGGGGGAGGCGCTCGTCAAGGCGTCGCAGGAGGCAACTAGGGACCCGAGGTTTCCGCCTTTGAGGGAGGCCGAGCTGGACGATATCGTCATCGAGGTCAGCCTGCTCACGCCACCCGAAGAGATCCTCGTAAGGAAGCCCAGGGAGTACTTGAAGAGCATCGAGGTGGGCAGGGATGGACTTATCGCCAGGAAGGGCGTCTTCAGAGGTCTTCTCCTGCCACAGGTCGCCATCGACTGGGAATGGAGTTCCGAGGAGTTCATATCGCAAACGTGCATGAAGGCAGGGCTGAGGTCGGACGAATGGCTGAAAGGCGACGCGCGGATATACAGGTTCTCCGCGGAGATATTCGGCGAGAAGACGCCCAGAGGGGAGATAGAGAAACGCGTCCTGGGTGGAAAGGATGATCATTGAGGGGCGCGCATATGTCCGCGGAAGCCTGCAGGACTGCTGCATCGGCGTGGAGAATGGGAGAATAGCGGAGATCAAGCGGACCCTGAAGGGCGACGAGAAGCTGCGCTTCGGCGGCATCATTCTTCCGGCCGGCATCGATCTCCACGTGCACTTCCGGGAACCTGGACTAACACGCAAGGAGGATTTCCTGTCGGGGACCACGGCCGCCGCCTGCGGCGGGATAACTTGTGCGTTCGACATGCCCAACACGCTCCCTCCAGCGACCACTCCCGAGAGGATGGAGGAAAAGGTCGCGGCGGTCGAAAGGAGGGCGTTCGTGGACTTCGGGCTGTACGCGGGACTGACGGAGGAGAGCGACATCGATGGCCTCGCCGAGACCGCAACGGCGTTCAAGATATACCTGACCGTATCGGAAGGCGATTTGGCGGTTGGCGATTTCAGCAAACTGCTCGGGCTGAAGGAGGAGCTTTCCGCGGCGGGGAAGTTCATCTCGGTCCATTGCGAGGACCCGGGACACATCAGGGACGGAGAGGCCAAGAGGCTCGAGGACCACCTGGCATCGAGACCAGACAGCGCTGAGGTCGGCGGGATAGAGATGGCGGAGCGGCTCAAGGGATTGAGAGTCCACGTGGCCCACCTCTCATCCGAGAGGGGA includes:
- a CDS encoding CBS domain-containing protein; its protein translation is MLDKADLQVPVMEVMSRNLVTVQPKETVDMASKLMKDREIGSLIVVKGGKPVGIVTEKDIVAKVVAEDAKPSAVTVKQIMSSPVKTIHPHESIEDAARLMAKNRIRRLVVLEKEGLLGIVTENDIIKIWPNLIELTREISMISSERPDASGVRGYCELCRAFAYNLQEIQGQLVCRDCRER
- a CDS encoding TIGR00296 family protein; translation: MYSVEEGERAVLAARKVVESYVRGEVQYDLDLPDGFEEKSGVFVTIDTFPARDLRGCIGYPEPFFPLGEALVKASQEATRDPRFPPLREAELDDIVIEVSLLTPPEEILVRKPREYLKSIEVGRDGLIARKGVFRGLLLPQVAIDWEWSSEEFISQTCMKAGLRSDEWLKGDARIYRFSAEIFGEKTPRGEIEKRVLGGKDDH
- the pyrC gene encoding dihydroorotase; translated protein: MIIEGRAYVRGSLQDCCIGVENGRIAEIKRTLKGDEKLRFGGIILPAGIDLHVHFREPGLTRKEDFLSGTTAAACGGITCAFDMPNTLPPATTPERMEEKVAAVERRAFVDFGLYAGLTEESDIDGLAETATAFKIYLTVSEGDLAVGDFSKLLGLKEELSAAGKFISVHCEDPGHIRDGEAKRLEDHLASRPDSAEVGGIEMAERLKGLRVHVAHLSSERGLTSLAGTGFTSEVTPHHLFLNVNCDLGAFAKVNPPLRHKHDQNALWQAFTDGGIDVVSSDHAPHTVDEKEAGFDSAPAGMPGVETTIPLLLERVRLGSLPLERFVNVVCERPAEMLSLKKGRIEVGYDADMIAVDLKRPRRIRADDLHSKCGWTPFEGMSGVFPQATIFRGEQIVRDGAVIGKPSGRYVGAKH